The genome window ATCTCAAAGTGCCGTCCGATTTATGGGCGAAAAATATGTGAATGAGTACCCAGAACCTAGAAGAGTCTTATTTGAAGATGCTTATGTTATGATATTGTTACATCCGTGGAAAGTGATGAGGTGGCTAGTAAAATAATGATGGATGTAGATCGTGTTCTGCTTTGTGgaggttttaaaataaaaagatggtaTTCCAGTGCGTTAAGCTCAGGAAAATTATGTCTCGTGATTCCAGTTCTTGGACATAATTGGGACGTGGAGTCGGATTATATACGACTAGGAGTAAGAGAATGGCAAAACTTAATCAGAGTGAACAAGAAAACAATTTTGTCAGCTATTGCTCGAATATGAAATCCCCTAGGAATAGTTGCTCCTGTTTTGATTGAGCTGAGAATAGATTTTCAATCTTTGTGGCACGAGGAATAGATTGGGACACAGttctagaagaaaaagaagcagaagTATGGAAGACATCAATCAAATCACTGGAACTGTTGAAGTAAGTACAAATAATAAGATCATTACGTTCAAAAAATGTAGTAGGAAGACCTGAAATTCATGGATTTGCTGATGGAAGAGAATTAGCTTATGGAGCTTGTGTGTTTGCTCGATGGAATCTGGGGGACGGAAGTTTTTAAGTCAAATTTATAGCAGCGAAGTCTTACATAACTCCTATTCGAATCAAAAGCATACCTAGAATTGAACTAAATGGATTATTGATCATGACATGATAAGTCTATTATAAACGCGTTACAATGGGAAACAGAAAAAGTTTATATGTGGAGTGATTCAAAGACGGCATTAAACTGGATTCGAAATGATAAAGACTCTTTTAAGGCTCATGTGTAAGCTCGTGTGTCAGGGATTGAAGATACTTTTTCGCCAgaatagttttgttttgttccaGGAAAGCAAAGCCCGGCGGATGGTCTCACAAACATTAAACCTTTAATTACCTTAAAATTTGGCATCAAGGTCCGTCGTTTCTCTACATTGAAGACTGGCCAGAAGATCCCCAATATATCTAAATGAATGTTCGGAACGATCCAGAAATCAAAGAGACTAAACGTCTAGGGAGAAAATGTAGGGGAAAGATAGGAACAATTTGTATGGATTTTGAAGAAGATGATAACCTTAAGACTTTGGGAGTAAAGTTAGAAGACACCCTTGTGTGGAAAGATGtcttaataaagtaaataaagagGATAACATGGGAGCAAAATTGAAGGTCGTTGGAGCCTTTCAAGGGAATATGgattttaagaataaagaatTTCGAAGTTTATGTCCGGTCTACCATGCAATAGACGAAGTTTATAGAGTGGGTTCGCGTCTGGAGAAAATAGATTAGATgacaaaagaacaaaaatcgCCTATGATTATTCCTGGAGGCATAGTACAACATCACCATGATAAGGTTTATCACAGGGGATCAAGACGAACCTTTGCATCTATTTTACATGATAGGTTGTGGATAATTGGAGTATCACATATAGTATGGAAAGTTATAAATACTTGTATCGATTGTAGAATTTCAAATCGGCCCTTTATGGTTCAACAGATGGGGCAATTACCTGGTATACGTATGGCAAAAAAACACTCGTTTGAATGTACATCTGTGGATCTTTTTGGGCCTTTGTCAGTGGCTATTCATTTAGAAtcactttgaatattaattgttatCTCATTCTTATATGTCTGGAGTAGAATTGATTTGACAAAGGAGTTCACCCTTAGAAACTTGGATAGATATTACGTTGAAGAGGGGCTTCCTCCAAGTTATTGTCAAGATTAAATACTCTTTTCAGCATAAAGTTTGGAACTTGAGTCAAGATGAATTCATAGAATACATGTTTCAGAACTTAACTACTACCTACATTAACAtgttctataatttattaaattaaatagatttaCAATATTacggatatttttattataaaaaaaattaatcattatcttaaatattgtaataatagtgtctttaattattctaaaattttaaccattgaaatattataaatagttaaaaaactcCAAAGACCAAGGAATGTCAACAAAGAAAATGACAGCATATTGCCTGAAGAATTCAACCCGCATCAGATCTCGTAGTTGCGGAATCTACATCTTCCACCAAACTTTCAAGCGCAGTGATGACTTCCGTGAATTTGGCGTGAATAACTTTCACTGCATCTGATCGAATACTCTATATCGTTTCATATGCCTATTTGATAGTTGCAtcagtaaagttgataatattgtagagaaaaacttgtgcaaggagaaggggggggggggaagacatatggtatcattgtttaaaatactgaagtCATTaccagctgcctgctttattatgatttttgaaggtataacataagtatttattagcaaaatgtttaatgaagatatactacgtacaattgacttagacgtttttatccgttacagtagatttgaaaacgtcacactccatgaaattataattcattatgaaccttattctcagaataataactaatgaaacgacgaagtagagtatttcgaaatatatttgaagttccaagtttaaaaaagaaggatttaattaaatataatctacatattaaaaaaataaaccatcatacatttatgttaaatctacaaaattaaacaattgtaatcatataactaataataacaataaattataaatacagaatattgaaaaatatattgatcgaaataatattttcctgtTTTGATAtaggaatccagttaaatatgtcataactttaggttgcaaaacacaagcgagacgtgaagtttaatcaaaaagataatcacccctcttcttcatgtggaagttgctatatacaattttacacaggatagatatatctctaccgatgagatctaactaattattattaataaagtaaatgtcaaaatcataaaattagacaataaatatacttaacaaaaaaaactaattatgtagtaatgtccggcgatattactccttattaagagcatcaaaaaagattcccagtcatttatgcttatataacaacatactatcaTCATCAAGGAAATACACAAATGCTAActattataatgctacacccaatgcaagtaccccgttgttgtgaccatgtaagcacttattttttcttttatgagttttttgaagaCCATTTCTAGggcttatgaaccatagctaatccttaagtgataaaaaagtaatatttattaaatattatattattatatatatgtaatatatatacacaagtCTTTAAGTAAAGAGACTAATGTCaaacaaactagttgcaaaccatcgaaagctactactcccgttagagtgaccatttaagtacttgtttttgccatttaaagagttgtgtatcataattcttgatatgtttagctaaagtagaatcatattttatggtaagatttaaaaaaaatgaatacttacagttagatagtacaaaattcagagtttcatttcgaaattagtaaatattttttactttttactgataacttaatggtcatttggtgtggatgactcaaaacatttttatatgtatttctaaaaatgttatcattaccaacatcctccattaatttaacgatggttcctcgggaaggatgggtttacccgtgtatttctccataaattttttgaaagtagatgattagcaatggataaggttatatttcatgcaataagcatctttgtgagatcaaagttaaagtctgacttgatgtattcatcattaacttgattttttagatgaatatccattctcttgatatgagatgaagataatgagtggcgtgtaattctagacaagGGACTAAAGGcaaatttatattgacaaatccGTCAAGCCATCTATTTCTCATTCGGtatgtattttccaaatttctgggcttccattttcaaaaatccacacagaaggcgacgttattttaggtatttattcagttctctatcgactatcagcatctaatattatattaatattaaataacaaaggcgggaatgatgacgttcttgattgatagatgaagatgtatattatttaatcaatgatgccatgcgtatttatttatttctccacgcatgcttttctattcttaccaaaattatcatcCTAATACATCAGTTAGctcaatcaaaatatacaacTGATGAGTTGAGGATGAcaggaatgaaaataaatggtcCAATGTGGCAAAAAAATGTAACTGAACCTGTAGCCATTAAAGCAGCATGATGCACAGTTGCTAAGTTCAGAGAATGATTGTTGCATGGcacaaatacaatatttgggTTAACTTCCCTGATGCGTGTTTGAATACCAAATCGATGACCTGCCAATACTGCGGTGTTATCAAATGCTTGTCCAAGACAGTCCTGACTGTTAATGTCGTCCATTTCTAATTGTTTAAGAATCATTGATGTTATTTGCTCAGCATTTTGCCTTTCATCTCAGTAAAACGAAGAATGGATTCTTCTACTTTTACTTCATTGTCAGTTAACTTAACATAACGTAACACCTGACTCATTTGGTATATATGAGTAATGTCTAGAGCACTATCGAAAATAATGTAGTagtatcttttctttttcacttCATCGAGAACTTGGTTTCTCACTTGATCTCCTTGGGACTGAAATCTCGTGACGTAACTCTTATTAGAGGGCTCTGCCCTCAATGATGAGCCTTGAATTAATTTCTCCCGTCTTCTGTTGgttctttttcttgtttttcttttcatgttTAAAGTGTTGTTGTGCTTTGTGGTTTGTGGCTGTGTGTTTGTTGGACTGAGTGTTGGTTGTGAGTCTGGAGGGGGACCTAGCGAATGTAGTGGAAGTAATTATTGGAGTGGTAAGTTGCATGATCTCTTGAGAGGTGTTGTTGTTGGAAAGCGGTTGTGGTTGGTGAGTGAAGAGGAGGTGGACTCGGTTTGTTTTGAATGACTCCTTGTTGCAGGCGGGTGACTTTTATTCACTGTCGGATGTGGAGGTCCTGTGTGATGTGAGTGAGATGGTGTGTTTGCTGCACTTCAGTCTGTGCTCCTCCACTTTCATGGGGATTCCCAAGGATCAATCCCTGGTGGAGATTTGTGTGGCTCGCCTCATTTGTGTCATGCTGGAGTGCGACTGCCTGGAGACAATAGAGAGGGCAGTCCCTGAGCTGGTGTCCCTGTTGGATGCGTGTCTGCCCTATGACCTGCGCCCTGTTTGCGGGGAAGAGCCTTCTCATGCTGACATAGCGTCTGAGCTATTATCGTGCATATTCCTGATGGCGGGGCATGGACGGGTGCTCCAGCTCACTCTGCTACTCTGGGTCCAGTTCCTGCACAAGAGCATTGCGGGACTCTCGCGAAGCATACCTTGCTACCTGTCGGTGGTGGCCTCCCAGCATGCGGCATTGCTGGCGCCACACCTCCAGCCCATCCTGGACTCTATCCTGCCGCACATCTACGAGGGAAATCCTACAACACTGGGAACGGGCGCCAAGCTGGGACTTCTGTCTCTCCTCACTCATAGCCCAAGATAACGGTTTGGTATgattcatttttccttttatttccttattattgaatTCATTTCTATGTTTTCTTCTAAGTTGCTAGAATCTTTCATTTCCCAATTATCTGAAGAGCTGTCTTACTCATCTACTGCTGTCTCTACTTTGCATGTCTTTTATAAGATGATGTCTGTTAAAGTTTGTAAGCCTTTATTAGACCGTACACAGAACTTGAAAGAGGTTGCTATTAAATTTCGCAAGACAATTCCTTTTGTCGTACAAATTTTGTGTACCGTTTCGTTGTCGAAGCAggtagaaatatattaatttatggtaAATCGGTACTAGCCAATTCATTGTCTCTAGAGGAGTGTAGTTATGGCACGCTGtactttattttgtcaattatcGATTGTCTTGATAAAGAAAAACactctattatttaaaaaaaattagctggCCTGGTAGCGAGATATCTGtcattactcaaaaaatatgtcataactaaACTTGGTTACATTGAAAGTCAGCCCGGTATTTTGGCTTCAACTAAAGTATATATTCACGagttaaaacataatttagtattaacatatatatctaataatttaGGATATTTTATCTCCGATAACAGCATTAATTTGGATTATTGAAACTCCATTTATGGAAGTATGTCTAAACTAAATATCAGCATTAATGATTCGAAATTGGGTCTAAATAAGTCATTGACTCGATTGCCTTCGTCTCAACATTACGTACCTTTCCATTCCAGTTGCACTGCTCATTCTGCTGGTAGTATTAATAACAGGATTTCTTTGCATTGTAACAATGGTACTGCATCTCCTACTAAATCCATGTCATCGGGATCAGTTCCGATTGTTGTACAGCAATTGCTTGTTAAAGTCAATATTAGTCAAATTAATCAAGATTTGATACGTCAAGTATCTTCAGTTCAAAGTTGCAAGAATCTTGAACAATTGCAACCACATTTGAAATCAGATATTTATCATACCGTCAATTCGTCGGAAAATCATCGCATTACATTTCCCTTACAATTGTCTCAAGGGAATATGCCTTGTCATAATTCTGGGTCTATTTGTATTCCTTCACGCCAGTTATATTTTGGTGTATCTTATCCTTCTACATCCGTTTCCAATCAACCTACTAGTTCCTTAACCTCTAGTAAATCTATAACTCCTGATGTATCTTCGATTAGAAAAatagtatcaaattttattccacaaaaatttgtttttgattctGTGTCTTCCGATTCGTCAGAACATGAACATGGTGTAAATTTTAAGGCAATGAATTAGAATTGTATCTCCATTTTTGAGCCATATCCGTTGAGAGACACCGTTCAACCCTTTTGCGAAAAacattttactaaaattaagatttatatgGACAGTCTCAATGCAAACTTAACTCTTCCAGTGAAATACACTATTGAAGAATGCAAAGGCAAAAAACATGCTAAAATACACTTTGCATGTCAAGAACGACTGGAagattattgtttatataagaccacattatattctataaaaactcGAAATCCAAATACATGGATACATATACTGTTTTTAGGTTTGCAGGTTgttccattttaatttttggtaatcTTGAACATGATAAAGTTATACTTTAGGCTCGGTCATCTTCTGCTCTCAGTACAAGAGAAATTTCAGTTAgttctttataaaattgttgGGAAGTTCTTAAGCGTGACACAATTCTGTTTGTTACACTGGTTACTGGTGCTTTTCCCTTGTGAAGGTATTACTTTAGTCTGAAAAAGATTTTACTGTCACTATCATTTCAGGAAAAGGATAGTATACTTCTTCAACTTAGGACACATCGTTTCCTCGACGTGTTTGAGTAGGATGGACCCAAACAACATTGGGGttgttttttatgtaatcaTTCTGATAGagcatcatattttattcaagtagtaatttaattcataataatctaTAGATTAATCAACTCttaattaaaggaacatgaCCCAGTGATGGAAGGACAGCTTAAAGAGAAAAAGGGGGAAgatgaaaatgtttaaaaagtgGAGAAGTTGTTATTTTACTTTGTCTGGTGCTAAATTGTCATACAAGGAATCAAAAGGTTATTGTATACTTATTGCTTATAATATACTTTACGTATTACAGGTTTCTGGATATAGAGGAACAGCTCGATCCTTAGACGTTGGTTCAATACGTAGTGTCAAAGTTTCTCGAGATAACATATACCTAAGGCATTTGAAATATTCACAAATGAGCGTAATTTTACTCTAAAAGCAGAAGAGTCTTACACGCTCAAGAATGGATTCAATGCCTTTCTGTTGCAAAAGCAAGATTTCAGGTTAATTTAactaaattcataataaattaaaatatcatgaaCATACTAGTTTATGCTAGATAAATGAGTTTGCCATATGGTGGATCTTTTGGAAGGTTAAATAATTGTCGTGGATTgttaaaaacacaaattaatatttaaataaagatatgagGACGTTGTATAatcgaaaaaaaggaaatgcacaaataattttatttaaacataatatttatttccaattttaatcattaaaaacttcatctttatattttatatatagtttatatacaTTGGTTGAGTTCTCACTTCGATGCATGACATGgcatataatatctatataattcTTTTTGTTTATAGTCATATAATAGTTGTGATGGAGAAGGCTCTTGCTTAGGT of Lepeophtheirus salmonis chromosome 12, UVic_Lsal_1.4, whole genome shotgun sequence contains these proteins:
- the melt gene encoding LOW QUALITY PROTEIN: protein melted (The sequence of the model RefSeq protein was modified relative to this genomic sequence to represent the inferred CDS: inserted 2 bases in 2 codons; deleted 1 base in 1 codon; substituted 4 bases at 4 genomic stop codons), with the protein product MVCLLHFSLCSSTFMGIPKDQSLVEICVARLICVMLECDCLETIERAVPELVSLLDACLPYDLRPVCGEEPSHADIASELLSCIFLMAGHGRVLQLTLLLWVQFLHKSIAGLSRSIPCYLSVVASQHAALLAPHLQPILDSILPHIYEGNPTTLGTGAKLGLLSLLTHSPRLLESFISQLSEELSYSSTAVSTLHVFYKMMSVKVCKPLLDRTQNLKEVAIKFRKTIPFVVQILCTVSLSKQNSIYGSMSKLNISINDSKLGLNKSLTRLPSSQHYVPFHSSCTAHSAGSINNRISLHCNNGTASPTKSMSSGSVPIVVQQLLVKVNISQINQDLIRQVSSVQSCKNLEQLQPHLKSDIYHTVNSSENHRITFPLQLSQGNMPCHNSGSICIPSRQLYFGVSYPSTSVSNQPTSSLTSSKSITPDVSSIRKIVSNFIPQKFVFDSVSSDSSEHEHGVNFKAMNXNCISIFEPYPLRDTVQPFCEKHFTKIKIYMDSLNANLTLPVKYTIEECKGKKHAKIHFACQERLEDYCLYKTTLYSIKTRNPNTWIHILFLGLQARSSSALSTREISVSSLXNCWEVLKRDTILFVTLVTGAFPLXRYYFSLKKILLSLSFQEKDSILLQLRTHRFLDVFEXDGPKQHWGCFLCNHSDRASYFIQVEHDPVMEGQLKEKKGKMKMFKKWRSCYFTLSGAKLSYKESKGYCILIAYNILYVLQVSGYRGTARSLDVGSIRSVKVSRDXHIPKAFEIFTNERNFTLKAEESXHAQEWIQCLSVAKARFQVNLTKFIIN